From Ignavibacterium sp.:
GCCTCAAGTACAATTTTAATATCTTCAATTATAAATACCGCTCCACTGAATTCATTCTTTTCGAATAATGGATTGGCTTTAAGAATAAGTCTTAATATTCCTTTATTCTGTAATTCCGGATTTGTGATTTCTTTTTCGAAAGGATAACCATTCAGCAGAGATTCAATTTCATCTTTAAGCTGAGAGTTGAAAATTGGTGAGATTGAAAAGATACTTTGAGAAATTAAATTACCTGAAACGGAAATATTATAGAAATCACATAAATTCAGAAAAGTTCTGTTGATGAACTCAATTTCAAGATTGTTGTTTGAAATGATAATACCGATCGGAAGGTCATTTAAAATTTCAAATGACTTCAAATCAAAGTTCTTTTCAGCATTATTTCTAAATTTATTTTCCAATTTTTCAGCATTTAATTATAAATTTTTTGTGAAATGGTTTAGGCACAGCATATTATTTAGAATAATTTATGTGCCACCAACAGTCAATAAAATGACAATATTACTCCATTTTATCACTATTATTTCTCAATTGTGAAATAATTATTTGTCTCTTTTTGGTTAAATGTATTGATATAGAAATCATTGATAAATTTTTTTCAATGGCAATTTAGGTTTCATTAAATTTCTGATACAAAAAATAAGAATTATTTTGATAACAAAATTCTTACAATCGGTTGGGAATAAAACATTACTTTTCTTTCAGGAGTTTGGACAAATCTCCACTCTTCTTGGTAATATCATTAAGTTTTTCCCTCAAATACCTCGCAGCAGAAAATTGATTTTGTTCCAAATGGAACATATTGGCGTTAATTCATTACCACTTGTTTTGATTATTGCGATATTCACCGGCGCGGTTTCCGCATGGCAAGCAGCTTATCAGTTAAAAGGAATTGCCCCATTATCATTTTTAGGTGGCGCAACAAGTCGTGCAATCATAACTGAATTGGGTCCTGTTTTAACCGGAATAGTAATTGCTGGAAGAGTTGGTGCATCAATTGCAGCAGAATTAGGAACGATGAAAGTTACCGAACAAATTGATGCTCTTGAAACAATGGCAATTAGTCCGATAAGATTTCTGGCAATGCCACGATTTCTTGCTGCGATTATAATGATGCCTATCCTGGTAATATTTGCAAATGCAATCGCAGTTCTTGGAGCTTACATTGTTTCAAATTACTTTCTTGGAGTTTCATTTGCAGTATTTTTTAATTCAGTAAAAAGATTTTTTATAATGGGAGATTTAATTGCCGGATTAGTTAAAACAATTTTTTTTGGTGGAGTGACTGCTTTACTTGGTTGCCATATCGGCTTCAGAACTGAAGGCGGTGCAGAGGGCGTTGGTTTAGCAACAATCAGATCATTTGTTGTTTCAGCAGCCTTAATTCTTATTCTTGATTATGTTCTTTGGATGCTGATATTTTGAAAAATTTGTTAGTCAGCAGTGATTTAAAGTCGAATTCAATTTCTTTTGTTCTCTAATTTATTTAAATAGCAAATAAGCATTAAAAAATTTGGAAGGAACAGTTATGAAAAACAAAATCAATTATATCTTAAAAGAAAGAAAAGAAAAGATTATCCTTCCTGAGAAGTTAGGGTTTGGTCAATACTTTACCGATCATATGTTTGAGATGGATTATTCGAAAGAAAAGGGCTGGCACAATGCAACAATAAAACCTCTCAGTGAATTATACCTTCATCCGGCTACTTCATTCATTCATTATGGACAAACGATATTCGAAGGATTAAAAGCATTCAGAACTGCTGATGATGAAATTCAGATATTCAGACCTGATACACATCTTGAAAGATTAAATAACTCAGCAAGAAGAATTTGTATGCCTGAAGTTGATACTGAATTTGTTCTTGACGCAATGAAAGAACTTATTGCAATTGACAGCGATTGGATTCCAACAAAGAAAGGAGAAGCATTATACATAAGACCATTTATGTTTGGCTATGATCCGGCATTAGGTGTTAGACCTTCATATAATTATAAGTTTATTATAATTCTTTCACCTGTTGGTGCGTATTATCCTGAGGGATTTAAACCGGTAAAAATTCTTGCTCAGGATGATTATGTAAGAGCAGTAAGAAAAGGTTTGGGTGAATGTAAAACTGCTGCTAACTATGCAGCAAGTCTGTTAGCTGCTGATGAAGCTGCAAAAAAAGGTTTTACTCAAGTTCTATGGTTAGATGGTGTTGAACAAAAATATATTGAAGAAGTCGGAACTATGAATATTTTTATCCATTTCAAAGATGAAATTGCAACACCAAAACTTACTGGCTCAATACTTCCAGGTGTAACAAGAAGATCAGTTATTCAATTATTAAAAGAGTGGGGATTAAATGTTACTGAAAGACTTATTTCAATTCGTGAAGTGATTGACGCGTATGATTCCGGAAATCTTGTTGGAGTTTTTGGAACAGGAACAGCAGCAATTATATCCTCAGTTGGTTTACTTTCTTACAAAGGAAAAGATATGATGATAAATAATGGAAATGTTGGTGAACTCGATTTGAAGTTGTTCAACGAATTAACTGCAATTCACTACGGAGAAAAGGAAGATACTCACAATTGGATATTCAAAGTTGAAAAGAAGGCAATAGAAGTATAATCCCACACAAATTTCAAAAAACATTTTAAGGCATCAGTTAATAGCTGATGCCTTTTTCTTTTTAAAATAATCTCGAAAATTCCTTCATTTTAATCTTGACAAGTGCACACAAGAGCACTATATTTGTAGTGAACAAATGAGCAGGTAAAATGAAAAACAAATTAACCGACCGGCAAAAAGAAATTCTTAGTTATATCCAAAAATTTGTAGAAGATAACGGATTTCCACCCACTTTAAGAGAAATTGCGGCACACTTTGGATTAGCTTCAACATTTGGAGTGAAGCGGCATCTTGACGCCTTAAAAAAGAAAGGTTATCTGAAAGTTGAAAGTTACGCAAGCAGAGCAATTACCCTTAATAAAAAATCTTTTGATGAATCTGATTCGTCAACAATCGAGTACAATTCAAAAATCATTTCAATTCCGGTTGTTGGTAGAGTTGCTGCTGGCTCTCCGATTCTGTCAGAGGAAAATCTGGATGGTACAATTGCAATCGATTCAAACTTTTTTGGAAATAGTAAAAATTGCTTTGCTTTCAAGGTATCAGGTGATAGTATGATAAATGCCGGAATTTTCGACGGTGATCTTGTTATAGTTAATCCAAATGAAAAAGTATCACAGCATGATATTGTTGTTGCAAGAGTTGATGATGAAATTACGGTCAAGAATTATGAAAAGAAAAACGATAAAGTTTTTCTCATTCCACAGAATGAAAAGTATGAACCAATAATCGTTACTGAAAAAAATAACTTTTCACTTGTTGGGAAAGTAATCGGCGTTTTAAGATGGTTTAATTAAAAAGGAGTTTAAAATGAAAACTGACATTTTCCGTGAGGCAATAAAAAACAGAAATAAAATCAGATTTTATTATGGTTTGCATCAATGGGTTGTTGAGCCATATTATGTTGCTAAAGACAGAAATGGTAATAAGGTTTTATATGCAAAAGTGTCTTCAACTAATGAAGTTAAAAAATTTGATTTCAAAAAAATGGCGAACATAAAAGTTTTCGATAATTATAAATTT
This genomic window contains:
- a CDS encoding ABC transporter permease, producing the protein MITKFLQSVGNKTLLFFQEFGQISTLLGNIIKFFPQIPRSRKLILFQMEHIGVNSLPLVLIIAIFTGAVSAWQAAYQLKGIAPLSFLGGATSRAIITELGPVLTGIVIAGRVGASIAAELGTMKVTEQIDALETMAISPIRFLAMPRFLAAIIMMPILVIFANAIAVLGAYIVSNYFLGVSFAVFFNSVKRFFIMGDLIAGLVKTIFFGGVTALLGCHIGFRTEGGAEGVGLATIRSFVVSAALILILDYVLWMLIF
- a CDS encoding branched-chain amino acid aminotransferase — its product is MKNKINYILKERKEKIILPEKLGFGQYFTDHMFEMDYSKEKGWHNATIKPLSELYLHPATSFIHYGQTIFEGLKAFRTADDEIQIFRPDTHLERLNNSARRICMPEVDTEFVLDAMKELIAIDSDWIPTKKGEALYIRPFMFGYDPALGVRPSYNYKFIIILSPVGAYYPEGFKPVKILAQDDYVRAVRKGLGECKTAANYAASLLAADEAAKKGFTQVLWLDGVEQKYIEEVGTMNIFIHFKDEIATPKLTGSILPGVTRRSVIQLLKEWGLNVTERLISIREVIDAYDSGNLVGVFGTGTAAIISSVGLLSYKGKDMMINNGNVGELDLKLFNELTAIHYGEKEDTHNWIFKVEKKAIEV
- the lexA gene encoding transcriptional repressor LexA — encoded protein: MKNKLTDRQKEILSYIQKFVEDNGFPPTLREIAAHFGLASTFGVKRHLDALKKKGYLKVESYASRAITLNKKSFDESDSSTIEYNSKIISIPVVGRVAAGSPILSEENLDGTIAIDSNFFGNSKNCFAFKVSGDSMINAGIFDGDLVIVNPNEKVSQHDIVVARVDDEITVKNYEKKNDKVFLIPQNEKYEPIIVTEKNNFSLVGKVIGVLRWFN